The DNA region TTTTTAAgatatatgtagtttttaagcTAAGAAACAAAATGTTCAACTATAATAGTAAGTATCTAAGTATaatagatgatgtattttttaaacataaatcaatcgattctataaaaaaaatcaatatcataatctgccgagcctttttcccaactatgttggtgtcggcttccagtctaaccggatgcagctgagtaccagtgtgccacaaggagcgactgcctatctgacctcctcaacccagttacccgggcaaccctttaCCCCTTAGCTAGACTGGTAGAATGCAGCCTATAAGAAATACCAATTCAATTTCTGCTGTCACAAATCAGATTACAAACCTACTAATTGCCGAAGAATCGTTCTTCTTATACCCAATTACATTACACCACCGAATTGTTACATAAATCGGTCTAAACGCTATTCGCTAATCCTCCCTAACTTCGTCAGTGTCTCGTCGTGACATTCCGCTAAGTTCGACATAATCCGTTTAGTGGTTACGTCGGTACTGCGATGTCACTCGCCGCCGGCGTGGCTCGGGGCTCGTGGCTCGTTTCTCGTGGCTGTATGGCTTCCGACCTTGACAGTAGTCTTGTTGCTAATTATATCACCCTAGTGTGGAGGTCCGTGGAAATGTAGGGAATCCTACTGAGCCTAGTTGATATAACATTTCGAATTGGACTAAGAAACAGCCGCACAAGTCGATCGATAATAAGATTACGCTGTgagggagagtatataaaagCATGTCATCATGTGATAAAGGCCAGTATTTACTCATCAATTGTCATTTACTCTCGAACCACACAAAGCTAAGAAATGCTTGCCACGGGTGCTCCGCGGATGGGTCCGTATGTTGTactgacgagttcctccgtgtttcggtgttttgttttcttattcGAAGAGATTCCTGAAActcaataaaattatgtatggaACCTTCGTAGAGAAGGCGAGACGAGGCAGGTGCAGGCTCGCGACCGAGAAACTCGATTACTgacaatgtaacaaacaaatgaataaaaccGCATAGGTCATCCAAAACTATATATTCCTACCGTGGTTTACACACAGGCCACAACAACAAACTCAAACCCAAAACTATGTATACAAGGCTgcaaaacatacatacattttggacgattacaaaagacagcccccaaaacgctcacctttcaccacttcctatgttttTGCTGGGCAGAAGTGGCGCAACTCCCCAGCAAAGAAAATCtgttaaataaaaagatttatgGGTAGCAATATTAACATACTATGTAACTCAACCCTCTTCAAGTGTCCACTAACGCCCTGATTGCCGTGATCACTGATCTCCTCAAGTGCTCACAACTCCACTTATATAATAACAAGACAATATGGCCGCCTGTCATCTCGAGCTCTTAATACAGAGCAATTTGTGCGCCTTCAGACTCACGTTACGAGTGTAAACTCATCATTTCATAAGTGTCGGGCTATTTGTGGCTGTTGAAGTGGTATAGTTCGCGCGAAATAACTTGGAATTGTAAAGGCACATTTAcgccttgtatactcccttttCTGTTCTCTTTTGTTCTCCCTTTTAATACTTCTTTGTGAACTCGTATGTACCCTTACCTACTCTCGTATGAATTCCACTATgaactgtcttatgtactctactCTCCTTATGAACTTActcatgtactccccttatatacttccttccGTACTCCCCATATGAACTTCCTTacgtactcccctatgtacttccttatgatACTATACTAATGTAATGTCCCTCTGTGTGCAGTCGCTGGTGCGTGTCATGCGTGTGGGGCACTGCTACGGTGCTACTGCACCGACTGCTCACCGCGCCTGCGCCGCCCATCGCACGTGAGTATACTGTTACTGATAGATAGCTTCTAGAACAATGGTTTCTAACCGtagtatcaatcaccaacttccaggtgtcggactgctttgtgaaagcttctaaaacccataaagcgatttcagcccgacccggggtatcgaacccgggacctcgtgctcagcagccgcgcctGCGACAgatagaccaacgaggcatcTAGAATCTAGACATTATTGAGAAGATCTTCGAGGCAGGATGATAGCTAGTCCCATAGTTACTGTTACaatattccaaaaataatgGGGTCCAGACCTAGTCTGCCTCAGCGACTGTTCTCCCTAACAAGATCATCTAAATATAGTCCATCATATAACAGTGCATTCGCGCAGACACTGAAGCACGCTCTGTTCCTTAATTCTCATAGCCTGATGGCATGGCCAGTGCCTGATAGTGCAGTTAGAAGATCGTTCCTGTTGAATAACCAGTATGATTTTCTCCTCAGCAAGCAAGCCAGCTACGAGGTCTCGAGCGGCCGGCAGCGAGCACCTCCACCCGGAGCCGCGCGTGCACTGCGAGGTGCTGCACGCGCCCTCACGCCATCAGCTCGACGTCGTGTTCGTGCACGGACTCTACGGTATGTAGCGAGGCGACACAACGAGCTCCTGCACCCCGAGGTGCTGCCAAGCCCGAGTCGCCAGACAACTGCAAGCCTTGTGTGCGAACATAGAGCTCTGAAGAATATCAATCTTAGTCCAGATTACCGAGTAATTCCGTAAATTATTGCCAAAAGTGAGCAACACATGGTCCTTTATGATCAATAGCTCAGCTTAAGACATAACTACTGCACACCTCCTCATTCTAACCTCTATATACCTCCGTCAGGTTCACTCGGCAACACATGGCGTCAAGGCGAGTGGCGTACGAAGTACAAGCTGGACCCGCCCACCGTCACCCTCCGCAGTCACAGCCCAGAGCCCTGCGCGTGTACCCGCCCCCTCCCCGCCCCCGGCCACGCCTACACCTCCGAGCTGAACGGCTCCGTCATCGACCAGCTCAGCGGCTGCTTCACCAAGATCCTGCCCAACGAGAACTCACTCATTACTGAGAAGTTCTATAACAACACTTTAATCAGCAATGACAACTATCAGACGCAAGCCAAGTTCGTTTCCGAACTCTTCAGGAATGACTGTGAAAACACCCGTGACGATGACCTCAAGTGTACTGACGACGAGTGTGTCAGTGAGTGCAAGTGTGTGAGTGTGAGGAAAGGTGCCAAGTGCGAGCCGGGCTGCGGTTGCGTGTGCGACGAGTGCTACTCGCACTGCTGGCCGAGGGACTGGATCAAGGAGGACTTCCCCGGGGCGAGGGTCATCTCTATTAATTATACGAGTGACCCGTACTTGTGGAGACCTTTGTGGATTAAGGGTAATAAAAGGTAAGAGTTCACAAAGATAAATATTTGCTGTTCTACATGGACATCTTCATCAGACATCTTCAACACAGTTTTTTAGGCAACACGATACccattggtaagactgattgtcataCGTTTTGGCTTCTAACtaacgtaacgactgccaaaggtaTACGTGCAAATGACGTCCATATTTCCACACGATATTATTCCATCACCATTGGTCAATGCTGTCTACCAACTGATACACAATAAATAAGTTCTGCGATGTCTTCTCCAGACTCAGTCTACAAGAGCGCGCGGCGCAGATGACGTCGCAGCTGTTGGCGCTGGGGGTGGGGCGGCGCCCCGTCGTGTGGGTGGGGCACTCCAAGGGCGGACTCTTCATCAAGCAGATCTACTGTGACGGTAAGAATCAAACCATCATAGACAAGAGTGATAACACAATCCGTTTAGATGTTCCTGACTCAAAGGATCCtaataacttattatttgtTTCAGCTTATGAAGCGCATCTGAAAATGGAGAACAGTGTTGCCAAGCAACAAGTGACTAATAATAACTTAGAAGAACAAACTAACAGACAGTATAATAAGAACATAGTTCATAATATAGATAATATTACCAGTAGATATAGTGACGATGAGGAAGCAACTAGACATAAGGCTCAAACCAACTCCACCTGCAACACACTACTCAACAACTTTATACAAGAACAGAACAACGGCTGTGCCGCTAACGGTGAGACTACACTTAGAAGTATAGACGAAATGAACGACGTGAGAAACAACAATAACTCCGGTAACAGTAGTTTTAATGAAGATGATGAAATAGATTTAGATATGAATAGTAATGTGGAACAAGGAACGTATGGCTGTACACAAAATGGTGATGTTTTAGACAATAAGCAAGCTAGAAGTAATGATAAGTCAGACTTTATAGAAGTAAGTGATACAAGTGCTCAGACAGAGAGTGCAGACGGAGATGTGACGACAGACAAACATGAGGAAATGTCTTCAAGTAACGAAGGTACGGTACCCACATGACTATATTTCCTATTCCTTCCAGTTATAATTTACTtctaaaatcaataaacatgTACAAATTTATTTTCCTAAATTACAATTCTAAAAAGATCCTGAGGTTCTTTCCCTATGCATACGACTGTGTGAAGTAGTAATGCATACGCTTCTTTCACATGGTACGGCGACCGTGCCAATAGATTTCATGTACATTTCCACAGCAGCCGAGCCGTACCCGTATGAAAACCGTCTGCATGTGAAAAAGCCCTGAGCCTTAGTACAGTGTGGTTCTTGAAAGCTCTTATTGCATGAGTTCACAATGTAGCTTAACTTCTACTTCTACATCACATTATCGATAATACTGACCAGTAACACTTGCTGAGTTTCTGAATCCCACACTATTTGTATTCAGTTTCTCATTCTGTATGTTACAGAAGACAGTATTTCGTCCTCGTGCCGCGCGGGTCTGTGGCGCTCGAGCGCGGGTTTCATGTTCTACTCGGTGCCGCACCGCGGCTCGCCGCTCGCCGACATCAAGACGCCCATCACCTGCCGCAGCGTCGAGCTGCAGGAGATCGCTAAGGGTGAGTACTCCTGCTGTATGCTAGTTACAGGAGACACCACGTCGGGCTGTGGCGCTCGAGCGCTGGTTTCATGTTCTACTCGGTGTTTAGGAtgtcttgacatcgccaacgcctttaacacccttccctggagttgcattagggaggcactccggtatcaccgggtgccgacttaccttcgtcgcgtggtcgaggcctatctgtcggataggtccgtCATATACGCTGGTCGCAACGGGGAATAGAACCGGCGAgaaatgtcgtgcggtgttccacagggatcggttctggggccgctcttgtggctacgactgggtgctgcgcgccgacctcgcGGGCGTAGCAGACTATGCTGACGCCGCTCGGGAGGTCGTCGTGTCGCGAGATGTCTTTTTaccatcgttaaaaaaaggtcTGAGTTCGCCAAACTCGGCATACTAGGTGTGAAAGCAATAAAGATTTGCGTAATGACCTGCATTGTCGTCATCCGCAGACTGTCCCCTGGTGCTGGACCTACACTCGCGCTGGCTCCGCGCAGTGTCAGGCGCGAGCGatgcgggcggcgcggcggcgcggccacTCGTGCGGAGCATCGTGGAGACGTGTCGCACGCTCATGTCCGTGCTGTGGCTGAGGATCGTCAGCGAGGACTCCGCCGGTAAACGAGACATTTAAGATGACTTCACAAGTTTGCTTGATCATTCCCTCTTCTTCAATAATCAGTGGTGGATTTTCTTCATCATCTTCAACTTCTTCCTTTTATCCTATACGATTTTTTTGGTGGTTAACTTAATATTTCTACCATAGTTTTAAAATAGGTTCGCGCCCTGTACATCCTTTATCTATGATTTCTACGCCAGCAATGGTAGGTATAAGGTAGTGCATGTGAAACaacatttaatgtaaaaaatcaATGTAATCAAATATGCTTTGAAATTAACGGTATTCTATTTAGTTTTCTTCATCATGTTCACTTTACGCGATATCATGCTTATCTTAGGAAATATTACCGTTTTCTAATACTGCTAGCATAGCCttgatatctttttttttttaatcttcatCTCATCATTTTCCTGTCTCTTTATATATCTTGCTATCAGACGTCATCAAGTATACTCTTTGCAGCCATATAGTCTTTCAAACACACTATCGTTTCTTTGTCATACTTATCCTCCACATCAATCCACGTTTGTGTTCAACACCTTCCTCACAAAAAGATACTCTTTTCTCCCTCTCATATGCTCCTCGCATATACTCATTACTTAATCTATATAACGTTCCACATTCCTGATAACATTTTGAGGTTTCTTCCTGTGAGCTAATATATATTGTGTAATGGTGTCAGACGCGGGCGTGGGCACTTTGCTGGGCGTGGGCGTGGATCACCGCGAGGTGTGCAAGCCCGCCTCGCGCCGCTGCAAGCTCTACGCCGCGCTCGCCGACACCATCCGCGCCGCGCTGCACCGCTGCCGCTGCCAGCAGTAGCTGTCACTGTTGCCAGTAGCTGCCGCTCTGCCAGCAGTAAAAGCAGACAGGAGATCGCAGGGGAAATGTGGGGATGAAGTAGCCCCTCTTATGTACAGACGTTGGAGCTAGCTTATAAAGCGTTTGGAGGCTGGACCTCATGAAAGAAAGGCTTCTTATAACTTTACTATTACTTAGGCTTGAAGAAAAATACTCTAGCAGGGCAGAGAAGTCGGGTGAAGGGCTGTGGCACCTGAGAAGGAAGGCGCCCATTAACTGCACTGCAGCTGGAGATTTGACGTAAGCAGAGCCTCTTTCATTTTACTTTCTTGAAAAAGCCAAACGGTGAAATAGGAACCATGAAAGCAGAAGAGTCAACTACCTAGTAGTTGAAAAGATAATTCTTTGTAATTATCGACTAGGACGACGCGACgttccaacatagttgggaaaaggataggcagatAGTAATCTGCTTGGGACGTTGAAACAATTACTAAAGCAAAAGAAGTTTGTTGAACACAACAGACGAGACAACATGATCCTGAGAGAGAGGGACAGAAGATCCAGATCGACATGTatcgaatatttttataaatatcgaatgtttttaaGCGCATTTTTGATTGAGCGTATGTGCGATGTGTGTACCTATAGGCACCTAGTAGAGATGACGCCAAAATGTCGGTACctaaatgaattttattgttttgtacaTAAAGATTAAATTAGAAGAGTATATATTTCTTGACGGAATTTTGACGTCAACCACCACACACCACAATCCACAAAAACGGAGCGGAGGAGTTCTATTGCTTCTTTTAAATTCTTTTCGTTCCGCTTAAGTGGACTCTGGACTTTAAGCTAATGATATGAGAAATGGCTACTACAAGTAGAAGTATTTTACTGTTGAATTAAAAGATAGATTCTAAAAAAAAGACACCTAGTAAGTGTGGATACCGCTTAGTATATTTATGAATAGCGACACATACAATAGGACAGCATACCACCTACTTGTCTAGTATAAGACCATCTAGTTACGAACTGTTTGCCATAACCTACAATGTGATAAACTGTACAAGTGTACTAATAAAGATATGTGTATCAAGCTCCATGTTTTAGCGATTCCACgttatagatattttatcaCACGTAAGCGGGGGAGCCATGCTTGTGTGTGCAAAAGAATATACACATGGTGTTTGTATGATTTGGCGACTCGGCCACTTCTGAGCGCTACCGACTTTACGCATACAAACACAATgtgcagaccatgtcccacctcatccCATGTTCAccgtgccctgaaacttgctcgcgggagaaccttatgagcgcatccggccgtgctctcggcggcatattgggctgacatagtgtagtctcactataagacatgttatcgacacgaaagaagaacaATGTGCGTATATATATTTCACACACAAGCATGACTCATccgctttcgtgagataaaacaAGTATGAAGTATCAATGAAAAGTTAGGATCAGTAAAGAGAACTATTTTGTGATTACCTGTTAATAACGATAAGTATAAATAGCTAGAACTATGTGAATCATCCGGCCGTCTGTGTGACATGTACCGACTGTGCAGAGTGAGGTGATGTATTGTGATTAATTCGAGTTTattgtatcaataaataaattataattattaatactgTGCCAACTACACGGTGTTTTATTGAAAGCTctacatacctactaatattgttCGCACTCATTAATTCCTACAGTCGTCATACCAATGGATACAATAGCGTTGCCATGGCAACTAAATTGAGGGAGTCACATGTGCAGTCGCTTcatataggtaagtaggtacataacgcAACATATTGGATATTAGTTGATGAAGAGTAATCAAGTTTACTTTTGTCATATAATTTAGCATTTTTCGGCAATTACTTGAGTAGGTAATTAATATACGCTAATCTAATATTTTATCGTAAAAttaggccaaataaaatattgagataACTGTCTTATCTCATAGTCTAAGGTTCCGATAAAGAGGCGTATTATCGCCAAACAGAACCACGTGAAAGTAGATAACATGCTGATATCGACGTTACCAcatcctggggcccgattctcctaagttaataatgtcaaaatcgaatagaaatcgaatcgcaatatgatcgcaatagcagttttaaccatatcgggcattctgctactaataaaagatcaatcgtattcgattgacatttgattggtgtgcgattggtctgctattttggtgattttggtctacacggtagtttgctgtacaatcattttgcaatcgtaaatcatttgcagacaaaatgattcattattgaatgacagaaaaggataaaaacgtttatttcaaagaaaaatagcggaatgccacatacgcttcaatcgtaatcgagtcgggatcggatctcagtcgaatcgagtcgaacgtgaatcgtatgtcgcttaagtaaaattaggagaatcgggcccctggtcttatattagtagcagaatgcccgatatggtaaaaactgctattgcgatcatattgcgattcgattttgacattattaacttaggagaattgggccccggatagagatcacaagcaggatcTCGAGTCTATTTTTCGCAAATGCAATTACACATGATTTGCCTAggtagggttgcccgggtaactgggttgaggaggtcagacaggcagtcactccttgtaaagcactggtaggtactcagctgcgtgtCGGGACGTTAGGATGGTAACAATAAAAGCAACACAAGTACAAGGAAATGATTTATTACTCTTAATCATAAAGTGCTTGCGAATGCTGACTGCTTGTAGTTATacacaaaatattcataaatgcATAATGTTGTACAGTATGTGCACACTGGCGCCTCTAGCGACATCTAAGTAAACTAACAGTTACTTACGTTTGACGCTAGAAGACAAGgtaaacgtatttttttcttaaaacaattgtatactttatcaaaaggtaaacagttgttttaagaaaaaccgACATTTATGTTGTAGGTGAACTTGGgctttataagaaaaaaatgttaaagatgATCACGTCTCAGAAAAACACAATAATTTTTGATATTCGTCGATGCAAAACCTCCTCTAAAAacagatttaataattttattaacatagCTGGAAGACGCACTGATTAAAGTAATGAAATTATGATTGTAAGCGCCATTGATGATTTACTACACAATTGAAGTTACGCTATATTCTGATTATCAAGGTCAGTAAAGAACGCTTAAATAAATGGTAAATATTGTGtccataataaaacattttttcaggAACGCAGTGCGCACATACAGTGATAGCACCGACCGCGCACTAGACAAAATGTAGGAATCATCAATGTAAACACCAAAATTATGAGTGGGGAAAAGAATATCAGGTACACTTGTTACAGAAAAAGGTagaacatttataattttaaaagacaATCAATAGTTTTGAAGTAAACTGTCGAGTGTGCGGTACAGTGTTAACAAAAAGTTATGAACATATTTGCAAGTGTACAGTCGACCACAGAATACATGAACTTATTAAAAGATATATTGAATTAAGTACAGTAGCCAGTGATTCtactatgaaattatttaagaaaggtGTAGTGATCAAGAGGAAACTTGGAGTAAAAATGATCAATACTCATACATCTgagaaaacttaattatttacgAGGAAGTTGTAACATTTAACTATTACGATAACCAAATCAATAACCAGCTATTAAATAGTCGCCCATTGCACTATATATCGGCTAGTTATAATTCAGTTATCATCACAGtcaaatggtgcaactcacccttgACGTTATTCTGTCATCGACTATATGAGTTGTACTAAACTAAATGACTCGTTTTGAAGGAAATACAAGTAATTGTGATCTTAGAGAGAGATAGAACCTTATCTAAGCAAACTATTTGACAATACTGAATAGGGTAACTTTAATATTCACTTTAATACGGTAAGATTGTAAGACATGCTAGCTGTTGGTATCGACACAAATATTATTAGaacacatatttatttcaattattatgtcATGCATTAATACCAATGTGTAGAGgtcaaaaaacttaattatgaTTTTTTGACTGTTATAATTGACCTGAAAACATTGGCTCACAGTGTACAATAAAATCAAAGTTAAACTTTAAATACAAGCGAacaattaacacaataattttGACTGAATACAAATACAACTCCAATATTTATAACTAATCAGATTTTAGTTTGAAATTGTATCAATTAGTATGGCACTAGTTGACAATGTGCGTAGcagtgctacggcgtagcgtcGTAGCGCCGTAGCGTCGTAGCGCAGGTACTCTGCTTCCAAGGTTGGTCTACACCGGCCGCGTGTAGCGCCGCGACGCGCATGATACTCTACCAAAGCTTCCCCGGCGCTCGCATGCATGCATGCATGGTGCTCATGCACACATGGTGCTCATACATGCATGGTCCTCATGCATGCATGGAAGACATATATGCATGATGCTCAATGCATGCATGGTGCTCATACATGCATGTACTCATATATGCACGGTACACATGCGTGCATGGTATTCATGTATGCTAATACTGTGTAGAGACTATGTGGTTGCACCATGAATTTGACAACCATTAAATTTTGTGTTGTCACAATAGTATGTCCAACCCTTTCCCACAATTATGATTTAGCAAAAAATCTAGAATATGATAAGTTGTGCAGGCGAGCGTCTGCGGAGGGACACATGAAAACTATGAACATTAATACTTTAACATCGCTTTGGTAGACATCATTGTTTCAACTGAGGCGCGGCGAGAACGTCACGCTCACACACACACGCGcttatacacacacacacacacacacacacagggTCTGATGGCGAACGTAATATATCTAGCTATAACTAAGTAAAGAAATAAGGACCAGTAATCCGTGAGAGACAACTGTAGAACAATATGAACGAGAATCAAATAAACAACTAAATTAAAAAGACaatttaatgagaaaaaaaaaaaaatgaattgcaaATTACAAATACGTGACTGTGTCACGAACATAAAACGAAAATTTCGATTCTCCAAAACTTGACGTGCGTGACGTCACTTAGAGAGGGGGGAGGGGGGTACCCCCACCCTCTTGTACTGTCACCCTCGTGACGCAAAGAGGTACATACTCCGGGCGAACCGGTCCCCTCACGCACGTCATTTCATCTTACTGTTGATCTGTTCGTAAATGTGAAGTCGCCGTAACAGGAGAGAATTCTTGACAGTCGGCTTATTATCATTACCGGTTTTAtcatagttaaagaaataatcTTTAGATTCAGATGCAGTGGCTGCATCATTACGTTCTAAACTCCATAGATCACGGTTAGGTATAACTGGTTCACCTCTAAACCGACTCGCGTGGTAAGCGGCCAGTTTCCTGGTCAGaatatttctgttaacgttAACTATATTCTCTTTATCATTATCTCTCACGGGATCACCGTCAGTGCTTACGTTTCTAGGCTGCCTTAACGATGCTAAATTGTCGTTTACGACTTCACTACAATTGACTAAATCTTTACTATGTACGTTATCTCCTAGAGGATCGCGCTCGACTGGCGTCTCTTTGGCTTCGACCACGCTGCGTGTACAACTATGACTACCAGCTAATTGTGCTTCTTCAGTGAACGTACAACTACTGCATGCTGTGCGCTCAGTGACGTCACTGTCTTTGGTATCGGCTCGCTTCGCTTGTCTGCTCTTATAGAACTCGCTCCAGAACCTCTTCTTATCGTCTCCTAACGTGAC from Helicoverpa zea isolate HzStark_Cry1AcR chromosome 29, ilHelZeax1.1, whole genome shotgun sequence includes:
- the LOC124644086 gene encoding uncharacterized protein LOC124644086 isoform X2, giving the protein MAVSDVIAQDGAHSNVKLHPYLVTLVRWCVSCVWGTATVLLHRLLTAPAPPIAPSKPATRSRAAGSEHLHPEPRVHCEVLHAPSRHQLDVVFVHGLYGSLGNTWRQGEWRTKYKLDPPTVTLRSHSPEPCACTRPLPAPGHAYTSELNGSVIDQLSGCFTKILPNENSLITEKFYNNTLISNDNYQTQAKFVSELFRNDCENTRDDDLKCTDDECVSECKCVSVRKGAKCEPGCGCVCDECYSHCWPRDWIKEDFPGARVISINYTSDPYLWRPLWIKGNKRLSLQERAAQMTSQLLALGVGRRPVVWVGHSKGGLFIKQIYCDAYEAHLKMENSVAKQQVTNNNLEEQTNRQYNKNIVHNIDNITSRYSDDEEATRHKAQTNSTCNTLLNNFIQEQNNGCAANEDSISSSCRAGLWRSSAGFMFYSVPHRGSPLADIKTPITCRSVELQEIAKDCPLVLDLHSRWLRAVSGASDAGGAAARPLVRSIVETCRTLMSVLWLRIVSEDSADAGVGTLLGVGVDHREVCKPASRRCKLYAALADTIRAALHRCRCQQ
- the LOC124644086 gene encoding uncharacterized protein LOC124644086 isoform X1, with amino-acid sequence MAVSDVIAQDGAHSNVKLHPYLVTLVRWCVSCVWGTATVLLHRLLTAPAPPIAPSKPATRSRAAGSEHLHPEPRVHCEVLHAPSRHQLDVVFVHGLYGSLGNTWRQGEWRTKYKLDPPTVTLRSHSPEPCACTRPLPAPGHAYTSELNGSVIDQLSGCFTKILPNENSLITEKFYNNTLISNDNYQTQAKFVSELFRNDCENTRDDDLKCTDDECVSECKCVSVRKGAKCEPGCGCVCDECYSHCWPRDWIKEDFPGARVISINYTSDPYLWRPLWIKGNKRLSLQERAAQMTSQLLALGVGRRPVVWVGHSKGGLFIKQIYCDAYEAHLKMENSVAKQQVTNNNLEEQTNRQYNKNIVHNIDNITSRYSDDEEATRHKAQTNSTCNTLLNNFIQEQNNGCAANGETTLRSIDEMNDVRNNNNSGNSSFNEDDEIDLDMNSNVEQGTYGCTQNGDVLDNKQARSNDKSDFIEVSDTSAQTESADGDVTTDKHEEMSSSNEEDSISSSCRAGLWRSSAGFMFYSVPHRGSPLADIKTPITCRSVELQEIAKDCPLVLDLHSRWLRAVSGASDAGGAAARPLVRSIVETCRTLMSVLWLRIVSEDSADAGVGTLLGVGVDHREVCKPASRRCKLYAALADTIRAALHRCRCQQ
- the LOC124644081 gene encoding uncharacterized protein LOC124644081, which produces MRPTAGPRESHDGCHGNVGSRALAYYKYRSTRDSVSLTDRNTLRSSVNTRLLQASGNNVSHRTVVDYNNITTSVRDEFNDRMCDRDGALGDDEWDDDDVGHVTKISDDADVTVLMHKVKQVTLGDDKKRFWSEFYKSRQAKRADTKDSDVTERTACSSCTFTEEAQLAGSHSCTRSVVEAKETPVERDPLGDNVHSKDLVNCSEVVNDNLASLRQPRNVSTDGDPVRDNDKENIVNVNRNILTRKLAAYHASRFRGEPVIPNRDLWSLERNDAATASESKDYFFNYDKTGNDNKPTVKNSLLLRRLHIYEQINSKMK